The DNA region CACGGCCATGCGTGGCGATCAGGCCCAGCACCGTGCCCATCGAGAATTTGGATTGATGCACCGTGACCGGATGCGTTACCGGGCCAAGCACGTCGATAGCGCCCTGATGCACCTGTGCAACCACTGAAGCGATCTGGTCGGCGCCCAGGCCGTGCGTGTGCATCAGCGCTTGCAAGGCATCGGCGGCCGGGTGTGTATGGCGGCACGAGGCATGAAACTTGAAGGAGGTTTCAAGTACGGTCCAGCGGCTGCCCAGCCCGTCGGTAAGGCGGGACGGGTCGGCGTCGGTGGACATGCCGGCAGCCATCCCTTGCGAGCCTTCAAGTATGCGTTGTGCGCCCGTGAATCCATCCAGAGCCAGGTAGGCAGCACTGACCCCGTTGCTGGCTGCCTTGGCGGTATGCAATTGCTTGGAATCAGCGCCATCGCGCAAGAACTCCCACAAGCCGGCCGCTTGCGTTCCGGCCGAGCCCAGCGCGTTCAGCATCTGCTTCTTGTCCAAACCCAGCAGGCGCCCTACGGCCACGGCCGAGGCCAGTGCGCCCGCCGTGCCGGTGGTATGGAACACCTTGTAATGCGAGCGGCCCAGGAATTCGCCGATGCGTATGCCGGCTTCGTAGCCGGCCACGCAGGCCGTCAACAAGTCAGGCCCAGAGCGGCCCAGCGCCTGGGCCACTGCTATGGCCGGCGGAAAAACCACGGCTGCCGGATGGAACACCGAGCCATTATGGACGTCGTCCTGTTCGACCATGTGTGCCGAGGCCGCATTGACCATGGCGGCGAACAAGGGGCTGGTCGTCTTGCGTGTGACCATGTTTTCGGACGGACCGCTGGTCGGGCCCATGATGTCGGCCAGATGCGCTATTGCCTGTACCGAGCGGGCGCTGGACCCGGCCAGTATCGATGCCACGCAATCGAGCATCAGGTCTTCAGTGCGGCGCAGAACTTCGGGCGGGATGTCTTCGTAGGCAAGTTGCGCGGTGAACTCGGCGAGCTCGGCGCTTGGGTGGCTGGTCGTGTCGGGCATGGCAATCTTGAAGTGAAGCTGCAGTTAAAAGGAGCGGGGCAGTCCGAGGACATGCTCGGCGACGTAAGACAGGATCAGGTTGGTCGAAATGGGAGCAACCTGGTAGAGCCGCGTTTCGCGGAATTTGCGTTCTATGTCGTATTCGTTAGCGAAACCAAAGCCCCCATGGAACTGCAGGCAGGCGTTGGCGGCTTCCCAGGAGGCATCGGCCGCCAGCAGCTTAGCCATATTGGCTTGCGCGCCACAAGGCTGGTGGGCGTCGTACAGTCGGCAAGCCTCAAAGCGCATCAAGCTGGCAGCCTCTATATTGATATGAGCGCGCGCGATGGGAAACTGCACGCCTTGATTCTGTCCGATGGGGCGGTTGAATACAATGCGCTCCTTGACGTATGCCGACACCTTGTCGATAAACCAGTGCCCGTCGCCTATGCACTCGGCGGCGATCAGGGCGCGCTCGGCATTGAGGCCGTCCAGGATGTACCTGAAACCTTTGCCTTCCTCGCCGATGAGGTTCTCGGCAGGGATCTCAAGATTGTCAAAGAACAGTTCATTGGTCTCGTGATTGACCATATTGGGGATGGGGCGCACCGTCATCCCGTGCTTGACGGCATCATGCAGATCGACCAGGAAGATCGACATGCCTTCGGATTTTTTCTTTACCTGATCCAGTGGTGTCGTGCGTGCCAGCAGTATCATCAGGTCCGAGTGCTGTATGCGCGAAATCCAGACCTTCTGGCCGTTGATGACGTAGCGATCGCCCTTGCGCACGGCCGTGGTCTTGATCTTGGTCGTATCGGTGCCTGTGGTGGGTTCGGTAACGCCCATGGACTGCAAACGCAGTTCGCCACTGGCGATGCGGGGCAGGTATCGCTGCTTTTGCTCGTCCGAGCCATGGCGCAGTAAAGTGCCCATGTTATACATTTGCCCGTGGCAGACGCCAGAATTGCCGCCATTGCGGTTGATCTCTTCCATGATCACCGATGCCGCCGTCAGGCTCAGCCCCGAGCCGCCGTATTCCTCGGGTATCAGGGCAGCCAGCCATCCGGCCTCGGTCAAGGTTTTGACGAACTCGTCCGGGTAACCGCGCTCTTCATCGATCTTGCGGAAATACTCCGGTGGGAATTGCGCACAAAGGTCGCGGATTGCGTCGCGTATGTCCTGAAAAGCGTTGTCTTGCGTCATGAAGTCAATACCCGGGTTTAATTACAATGTCTATCACTTTGCCTGAATGCGTACAGCTTGCCAATTTGCGCTTGCTTAAGCATAGGTTTACCAATTTTGAAGAGAACGCCACATGGCCATGCACTTCGACCTGACTGACATGCAGCTTATGGTGAACGTCGCGAGCGCTCACAGCATGACAAAAGGGGCGGAAAGATCCTTTCTTTCGCTGCCGGCGGCCAGCAACCGCGTTAAAAACCTCGAAAGTCATCTGGGCACCGCTTTGCTGTACCGCAGCAGCCAGGGCGTAACCCTTACGCCGTCCGGCGAGGCCTTCGTCAAGCACGCTCGTGTGGTTTTGCGTCAACTGGAGCACTTGCGGGGCGATATCCAGGAGTACGCCAGTGGCGTGAAAGGCCGCGTGCGGGTGTACGCCAATACGACCGCTATGAACGAATTCATGCCTGCCATCCTGGCAAACTACCTTGGCGAGCACCGCGACGTCACGGTCGAACTGCGCGAGCGCCTGAGCTTTCAGGTCATCAAGGCAGTCGTGGACGGTTCGGCAGACATCGGGATCACGGCCCAGGTTGGCGGCGGGGAAAACATCGAGTTTCTTCCCTACCGTACCGACAGACTGGTGCTGGTCACGCACGTGGATCACCCCCTGGCGGGTAGCGCCGTTGTCAACTTCGATGAAACATTGGCCTATGACTACGTTGGCCTTTCGGAAACCAGTGCGATCCACGCCTTCCTGCTGCAGGCGGCCGACGACCTGGGACGCATGTTGCGCTTTCGGGTAGAGGTCAGCAATTTCGAAGCCGCTTGCAGGATGATCGCCGCCCATGTCGGCATAGGCGTCATTCCGGAATCCGCAGCCGGCCGCTACGTGAAGGATTTGCCGCTTAAAATCATTCAGCTGGCGGATGCCTGGGCACTGCGGCGTCTGCATATCTGCGTGAAGCAGTTCGATAAACTCCCCGTATTCGCTAAAGAGTTGGTGTCTTTGCTGGTCAAGGATGCCGCGGAAGGTCGTCAACATGATTGAAGTCGTACTGGCATCGAACAATGCCGGCAAGGTAATAGAGTTCTCCGCCATTCTTGGCAAGGCCGGCATACTTATGCGTCCTCAAGGCGACTTGCAAGTCCCTGAAGCAGATGAGCCTTACTCGACCTTCCTGGAAAATGCCCTGGCCAAGGCCCGCCACGCCAGCCGGCTTACCGGTATGCCCGCGCTGGCTGATGACTCGGGCCTTTGCGTCAAGGCCCTGAGCGGTGCGCCGGGGGTGCATTCGGCGCGCTATGCGGCCATGCACGAGGGCGGCGCCAAGTCGGATGCCGCCAACAACAGGCGGCTGGTGCAGGAGCTTGCTTCATCCACCGACCGTAGCGCCTCTTATGTAGCGGTATTGGTATGGCTGCAGTCAGCCGACGATCCGCGGCCCATCGTCGTGGAAGGCACCTGGGAAGGAGAAATCGTGGACACCCCCCGGGGCAGCCATGGCTTTGGCTATGACCCCCACTTCTTTCTTCCCGCGCTGGGCAAGACGGTTGCCGAGCTTGTGCCGGAGGAAAAGAACCGACTAAGCCATCGCGCGCAGGCACTGCAGACGCTGCTACAGGCCTTGCGAGGGCGCCTTTCATGAAGAAGCCCACGGTCGTCCCCGGCCCCGGCGGCCGCAGTATTCTTTCCAGCTTGCCCCCGCTGTCCTTGTATGTGCATGTGCCATGGTGCGTACGCAAGTGCCCTTACTGCGATTTCAATTCTCATGAGCTCAACACCGAGGTGCCCGAGCAAGAGTATCTGGCGGCGCTCCAGGCCGATCTCGAGCAAGCCTTGCCGCTGATCTGGGGACGGCAGGTGATTTCGGTGTTCATCGGCGGCGGCACCCCCAGCCTGCTTTCGGCCCGCGCTGTGGACGATATGCTGGCAATGCTGCGCGCCTGCCTGAACCTTTTGCCGGATGCGGAAATCACCATGGAAGCCAACCCGGGGACAGTCGAGGCCGGACGCTTTCTGGATTACGCCGCCAGCGGTGTCAATCGGATATCGCTGGGCATACAGAGCTTCGATGACCGGGCGCTGAAGGCACTGGGACGCATACACGACGGTGCCCAGGCACGCTCGGCCATCGAGGCGGCGCAGGCGGCGGTCGACCGCGTCAACTTGGACATCATGTACGCCTTGCCCGGTCAGACGCTGGAGGGCTGTCGCAGCGATTTGCTGCAGGCCATGGACTATCAGACGGGCCATCTGTCTCTGTATCACCTGACGCTCGAGCCGAACACCGTGTTTGCGAAGTATCCGCCGGTGGTGCCGGACGACGATCTAAGCGCCGCCATGCAAGACTTCATTACCGACACCACGGCGGCGCGCGGTTGGGAACGCTACGAGGTGTCGGCCTATGCCCAGCCGGGCCAACGCAGTCGCCATAACCTCAATTATTGGGAGTTCGGCGACTATCTGGGTATAGGCCCTGGCGCCCATGGCAAGCTTTCCTTTCACGATCGCATCATCAGGCAGGCCAAGATCAAGAACCCGACTTCCTGGATGCAGAAGGCGGTACGGCGGGACGGCAGCCACCTTGCCGAAGATCGTGCCGTGCAGTGGAAGGAACTGGGTTTCGAGTTCATGCTTAATGCCTTGCGCCTGAAGGAGGGCGTACCGCGCAGCAGTTTCATCGAGCGCACCGGTCAGTCCATATTGGCGATTGCGCCGGCGATAGACAGCGCGATAAGCAAGGGCTTGCTGGAACCGGACAAAGAACGATTGCGTGCCACCGAATTGGGTTGGCGGTTCTTGAACGACTTGCAGGCAGAATTTCTCGATTAACGTTGCGCAGTAAACGGCTGGCGCACTACAATCTGCACCATATCGGTGCATCGAGCCCCAGTTTGGGGCTTTCTGTCTACTCTACGCACTTCCCAGGCTCACGTCGACGCCGAAAAAGCTGGCACGGACTTTGCGTAAAGCAGTGTGTCACCATTCAATCCAGGTTCAGGAGCCTATATGCCCACGCCCGAAGAAGTCATCAAGTTGATCGCCGATAAAGAAGTTGCCTTTGTGGATTTCCGATTCACCGACACGCTGGGCAAGGAGCACCACTTGACGGTACCGGCCGGTCTGGTCGATGAAGAGCGCCTGGAAGTTGGCGTAGCGTTCGATGGCTCCTCCATTGCAGGATGGAAGGGTATTGAAGCATCGGACATGGTGTTGATACCGGATGCCGGCTCTGCACGCATGGATCCTTTCCGCGAAGAGCCCACGCTAAACCTGACTTGCGATGTGGTCGAGCCTTCCGACCTGAAAGGCTACGATCGCGATCCGCGCTCCCTTGCAAAACGTGCGGAAGCCTATCTGAAGTCCAGCGGCCTGGGCGACACGGCTTACTTCGGCCCGGAGCCCGAGTTTTTCGTGTTTGACGGCATTACCTGGAACGACGACATGTCGGGCAGTTTCGTCAAGATCAAATCCGAAGAGGCACCGTGGTCGCGCTCTATGGATATGGAAGGCGGCAACCAGGGGCACCGCCCACGCGTCAAGGGCGGCTATGTGCCGGTGCCCCCGGTAGACTCCTTCCACGACATGCGTTCTGAAATGTGCTTGCTGCTGGAACAGCAAGGTGTCCCGGTCGAGGTGCATCACCACGAAGTGGCCGGAGCGGGGCAGTTGGAAATCGGCACACAATTCAGCACGCTGGTCGAGCGCGCCGACTGGAACCAAATCCTGAAGTACACCGTACACAATGTTGCGCACGTCTACGGCAAAACGGCTACCTTCATGCCCAAGCCCATCGTTGGCGACAACGGCTCGGGCATGCACGTGCACCAGTCCATCTGGAAAGACGGACAAAACCTGTTCGCCGGTAACGGCTATGCGGGTCTGTCCGAGTTCGCCCTGTTCTACATAGGCGGCATCATCCGCCACGCCAGGGCCCTGAATGCCCTGACCAATCCGGGAACCAACTCGTACAAGCGGCTGGTGCCCCATTACGAAGCACCCGTGAAGCTGGCCTACTCGGCGCGTAACCGGTCGGCCTCGATCCGTATTCCCTATGTGGGCAGCCCCAAGGGCCGCCGCGTGGAGGCGCGTTTCCCCGATCCGCTGGCCAACCCCTATCTGGCGTTTTCGGCGCTGATGATGGCCGGTCTGGACGGCGTCCAGAACAAGATCCATCCGGGCGATCCCGCCGACAAGAATCTGTACGATTTGCCGCCGGAAGAAGACGCAAAGATCCCAACGGTGTGCGTGACGCTCGAAGAGGCCATCGAGGCCCTGGATGCCGACCGCGAGTTCCTGACGCGCGGCGGGGTATTCAGCAACGACATGATCGATGCCTACATCGAACTGAAGCAAGCCGAGATCACGCGCTTGCGCATGACGCCACACCCCGTCGAGTTCGACATGTACTACAGCCTCTAGCCAGGTCGGGCGGCCAGGCCGGCGCCCATGGCCTTTTGGATTCGACATGGACGTCGCCAGTTACGACCTGCTCTCCACGGCTGTCCTGCTGCTGGATGAGTCCGGTCTCGTGCTGCGGGCCAACACGGCCGCAGAAGAGTTGTTCAGCATGTCGCGCCGCCGGCTTGTGGGGCAGGCGGCAGACAGGCTGTTCGATCCGGAGGCCGGATTGGCGGACCGGCTGCCTGAAGCGTTGGCGGGCCGGTTCGGCATACTGCGTCAGGACTGCATCATTGAGCACCCAGGTGGACGGCTGTCGGTAAGCCTGGTGATTGTTCCGCTGCAGGGCCTGCCCTGGGCGGGCTTGCTGGAAGTCAGGCAGATCGAACATCACGTCCTGCTGGACAAGCATCAGCAGTTAAGTAAAGAACTTGCGGCGCAACGCGAGTCGCTGCGCAATCTGGCGCATGAGATCAAGAACCCCCTGGGCGGCATACGTGGCGCGGCGCAATTGCTGCAGGCCGAACTGGGGTCTGAGTCGCTACAGGAATACACCCGCGTCATTGTTGCCGAGGTGGATCGCCTGGCGGGCTTGATCGACAGGCTGATCACGCCACAGGGCGGCAGCCTGGAACGGACTCGTCTGAACATACACGAGGTATGCGAGCGAGTCCGCAAGCTGGTGGGCGCCGAGTTTCCCAGCGTAGCGATCGAGCGGGATTACGACGCGTCGGTGCCCGAGCTGGACGCCGACTTCGACCGATTGTTTCAGGCCTTGTTGAACCTGACCCGCAACGCAGCGCAGGCGCTTACCGAGTCTGCCATGCAGGAAGTCCCACAGCTATGCCTGCGCACCCGGATTGGTCGCCAGCTGCTGGTGGCCACGCAGCAGATCAAGTTGGGCGTGGTGATTTCCGTGATCGATAACGGTCCGGGCGTACCCGGCGTCTTGCAGGACAAGCTGTTTCATCCGCTGGTCACGGGCCGGGCCAACGGCACGGGGCTGGGGCTGAGCCTGGCGCAGGAACTCGTGCAACAGCACGGCGGCGTGGTCGAGTTCGATACGCAAATGGGCCGCACGGAATTCCGCATGGTGCTGCCATTGGAGCAATTATGAAGCCGGTATGGATAGTCGATGACGACCAAAGCATACGATGGGTACTCGAGAAAGCACTGGACAGGGCCAATTTACCGGTGCGCAGCTTTTCGAACGCGGCCGATGTCATCGATGCCCTGAATTCGGAAACGCCCAGCGTGCTGATGACGGATGTGCGCATGCCCGGGCAAGATGGCCTGGCACTGTTGCACCAGGTCAAGCAGGCGCACCCCCACATGGCTGTCATCGTCATGACGGCCTTTACCGACCTGAACAGCACCGTAGCCGCGTTTCAGAAAGGGGCTTTCGAGTACCTGCCCAAGCCCTTTGACGTGAATGATGCGGTAGCGCTGGTCGAGCGTGCGGCGGCCATGACCGCAAGCCATGATGCTGACCAGGATGCCGGCACGACAGCGACCGGCGCGACAAACCCGGGTCGCACAATGATCCAGTCTTCGTCGCCCGCCATGCAAGAGGTGTTTCGCGCCATCGGCAGGTTGGCGGCGTCCTCTGTCACGGTATTGATCACGGGCGAATCAGGCACTGGCAAAGAGCTGGTTGCCCGGGCCCTGCACGAACACAGTGAACGGGCCAAAGGTCCTTTTGTGGCCCTCAACGCGGCGGCCATACCGAAGGACCTGCTGGAGGCCGAGCTGTTTGGCCACGAGCGCGGTGCCTTTACCGGGGCAACGCAACAAAGGCGGGGCCGCTTCGAAGAAGCACGCGGCGGCACCCTGTTTCTTGATGAGATCGGCGACATGCCTTTCGACCTGCAAACCCGCCTGCTCCGGGTGCTGGCCGAAGGCAGCTTCTATCGTGTGGGTGGATCACAAGCCATTCAGGCCGATGCCCGCATCGTGGCCGCCACGCACCAGCCTTTGGAGCAGCGCGTGGCCGAGGGCCGATTCCGCGAAGATCTGTTCCATCGTTTAAACGTCATCCGCTTGCGACTACCCCCTTGCGCGAGCGGCGCCAGGACATCGCCGGGCTGGTGGAACGTTTTATGCACGATAGCGCCGCCGCACTGGGGGTGCCGGTACGCCGCGTCTCGGCCGCAGCCCTGGAGGTGCTTTGCGCCTTCGATTACCCGGGTAATATCCGCCAGCTCGAAAACTTCTGCCAATGGCTGACGGTGATGTCACCCAGCCAGACCATCGACATCAAGGACTTGCCGCCCGAGCTGCGCGCCGAGGATGATGTCGTCGATGACGGTGAGCCGCAACGCAGGTCTGCCACAGCGCCGGCCAACTGGATGCAAGCCCTGGCCCACGAAACGCAAGGCAGGCTGTCGCGCAATGAGCCGGCCATCATGGCCACGCTGACGCGCGACTTTGAGCGGGTGTTGCTTGAGACCGCGTTGAGCTACAGCCGCGGCCGACGTGTGGAAGCGGCACAGCGCCTGGGCATGGGGCGCAATACCCTGACGCGCAAATGCGCCGACCTGGGCATAGACGGCGTTGATCGATCCTGAATCCTTACGGGCATAAAGCTTGCTTCTAGGCGTTGTCTCATCAAGCAGAGGAAGCATCATGACTACGCCCCGTTCCATCAAGCCCGCTCAGTGGGTTCATGTTGGCATACTTGCATTGGCCCTTGGCACCGGAAGCATGGCGGTCGCCCAGACGAGCACTGGTTCCGGCGAGCCAAACTTTTGGCAGGCGGGGCAGGGCGAAGGCTGGGGTGCAAGACTGGGCTATCACGACGACTACCGTCGACTGGGCCTGGTCTATGAGACCGCTCCGTTGTGGAGCCATCAGTCCAGTGGTGAATGGGGTCGTGTCACGCTGACGGCCGAACTGGGCGTCGCTTATTGGGATGCGCAGCACGGGCATCCCGATTCCCTGTGGCAAGTGAGCGCTACACCGATGTTGCGCTGGTGGCCTAATGAATTTTTCTATACCGAAATCGGCGTGGGCGTCAACGCCTTTAGTCGCACCAGCTTTGCCGACAAAGGACTGGGTTCTGCATTCCAGTTCGGCAACCATATTGGCGTAGGCGCGCTAATCGCAGATGCCCACCGTATCGGCTTGCGGTACTCGCATTTTTCCAATGCCGGCATCAAAAAGCCCAACGATGGCCTGGATGTATTGCAGCTGACTTATACCTATCAGTTCTAGGCGAACCGCTTATGCGCCGACCGCTATCGCGGTCGGGTGGGCTTCGCCGCGCAAGTAAGCCTGGGCGCGCTGCGCCATCAAGGCTTCGCGTTTGATGAAGTCGGACACGAAAGTGGTGGCCGGCCGGGTATGCAAGCCGTAAGGCGTATCCCACTGTACGATCTCGCCTTTCTGCATCACGCCGATACGGTCTGCGATGGCGAAGGCTTCGGCCTGATTGTGCGTAACCAGTACGGCGGTGTGGCCGGTCTTTTTAAGAATGTCGCGTACCTCGAACGCCAGGCGCTCGCGCGTATCGACATCCAGGTTGGAAAAGGGCTCGTCCAGCAATAGCAATTCCGGCTCGGGGGCGAGGGCGCGTGCCAGCGCGACCCGTTGCTGCTGCCCGCCCGACAATTCGTGGGGATAGCGGCGCTCTGAGCCTTCCAGCCCGGTTAGAGCAAGCAGCTCTTGTACGCGCCGGCTACGCCGGGGTTTGTCCCAGCGTCGCAGTCCAAAGGCGATGTTCTTCTCGACGTTCAGGTGCGGGAACAACGCGTAGTCCTGGAACATCATTCCGACATGGCGGTGTTCGGGCCGCACTTGTTGCCCCACCGTGGACAGCACTGTGTCACCCAGGCAAATGGTGCCAGCGCGCAAGGGCTCGAAGCCCGCGATCGCTCGCAGTACCGTCGTTTTGCCGCATCCAGACGCGCCAAGCAGGCATCCTATGCTGCCTTGCTCCAGGCATAGCGACAGTTGCTGGATGACCGGCACCACGCCGTCCGGCGTGTCATAAGCCAGGGAAATATTGTCGAGAGTCAGTTGATCGGACATATCAATAGTTGGTCTTGAATTGGGTACGAGCCAGGAGAATAACGGGCAGCAGGCCGGCCAGGACAATGGCCAGCGCAGCCACAGCGCCTTCCTCGTAAGTGCCGCGTGCGGCCTCGGCATATAGCCAGGTGGCCAAGGTGTCGAAGTTGACTGGCCGCAGCATCAGCGTGGCGGGCAGCTCTTTCATCGTGTCGACGAAGACCAGCAAGGCGGCAGCCCCCAGTGCAGGCCTTAACAAGGGCAGGTGTATGCGCCGCAAGGTGCCGGAGTGGGTTTCTCCCAGGAGGCGGGAAGCCTGTTCTATGGACGGCGGAATGCGGGCCAGGCCAGCCTCGATGCCGCCTATGGAGATGGCAAGAAACCGGATCACGTAGGCACACACCAGCGCCGTTGTCGTTCCCATCAGCAGCAGGCCCGGGTCGGGATTGCCCAGCGCTTGCCAGACAGCAGACGCGAAGCGATCGACCAGCATGATGGGCATCAGCAGCCCTATGGCCAGCACCGTGCCCGGAATGGCGTAGCCCGAGGTGGCTATCCTGGCATACACGCGCGACAAGGTCATGGAAGCACCGTTGCGCACACTACGGGCGGTCCAGGCGACTAACAGGCCGCAGGCCAGGGTGACCACCGTGGCAATCAGTGCGACACGCACTGTGTTGTAGCCGCTCATGAGCAGACTGTCCGATACGCCGCCCACGGTATGGAAATGCTTGAAGGTTTCGTTCAGCAGATACAGGCCGGGCGCAACGAAGCCGATAATAATCGGGGCCCAGCCCAGACCCATCGCCACCAGGGCGTGGCGTCCCGTCAAGCGTTGGGCTCGCATGGAACGGACCCGCTGCGTGCTTGCGTAGCGTTGGCGACGTCGGCCATATCGTTCCAGCATGATCAGTGCGACAACCAGCGCCAGCATGGCCAGCGCAATTTGCGACGCCGCGGCCAAATCGTTACGCGTTATCCAGGTGGTGTAGACCGAAACCGTTAGCGTCTGCACACCGAGGAACTCGGACGCGCCTATGTCGTTCAGGGTTTCCAGCAAAGCCAGGCTGACCCCGACCGCAATGGCCGGACGCGCCAGCGGAAGCGCGACCCGGAAAAACACGCTACGCGGCGATTCGCCCAGCACGCGGGCAGCTTCCAGCAGACTGGCGGCCTGGGTGCCGAACATGACCCGGGTGCTGAGATAAACATAGGGGTATAAGACGAAGCCCAGCAAAAATATGGCGCCGGGCAAGGAGCGCAGGTCGGGCAGCCGGAAGTCGCGAGGGCTATCGTAGCCAAGCAGGTCGCGGATAAGACCCTGCACCGGCCCGATGGGGTGCAGGATGTCCAGATAAGCGAAGGCGACGATATAGGTAGGCACGGCTAGCGGCAACAGTAAGGCCCACGACAAGGTATTACGTGTCGGGAAGTCGAACGCCGTGATCAGCCAGGCGGCACCCACCCCCAGACACGTCACCAAAACACCTACGCCTAACAACAGCAATGCCGTGTTGCGAAATGCCGTCGGAAGGACGTAGTCCAGCAGATGCGACCAATGGTCCAGCGAGCCTTGCATTGCAAGCCAAGAAAGCGTGATGACCGGAGCCATCACGCACAAGGCAATCAGAAATGCAGCAACCCGCCAGCCAGGATTACTAGTTGTTGAATCCAACTTTATCGACCAGTTCGCTGGCCTGCTTGCGATGCCGGGCGATTTCCGTAAGCGGCAAGGGATCTACCACCAGAGGACCGAAGCTTGCCACGACGGGATCCAACTGTATGCCTTCTTTGATCGGATACTCGTAGTTGGCGTTGGCATACATGGCTTGCGCCTTGTCCGACACCAGGTACTCGAGCAGTTTGACCGCATTGTCTTTGTTAGGCGCGTGCTTGGCCACTGCAGCGCCGGAGATGTTCACGTGCGTGCCGCGGCTTTTCTCGGCAGCGAAAGTAGGGCGTACGACCTTGATGGCGTCACCCCATTTGCGCGCGTCGGTGCCGGGCTCGGCGTTCTTCATGCGGCCCACATAATAGGCGTTGGCAATGCCAATATCGCAAATGCCGCCCAGAATGTCGCGCGCCACATCGCGGTCGCCGCCTGCTGCCTTACGGCCCAGATTGTTCTTGACGTTGCGCAGCCAGTCTTCGGTTGCCTCGACGCCGTTATGCGCGATCATGGCCGCGATCAGCGCGGTATTGTAGG from Pollutimonas thiosulfatoxidans includes:
- a CDS encoding MmgE/PrpD family protein, encoding MPDTTSHPSAELAEFTAQLAYEDIPPEVLRRTEDLMLDCVASILAGSSARSVQAIAHLADIMGPTSGPSENMVTRKTTSPLFAAMVNAASAHMVEQDDVHNGSVFHPAAVVFPPAIAVAQALGRSGPDLLTACVAGYEAGIRIGEFLGRSHYKVFHTTGTAGALASAVAVGRLLGLDKKQMLNALGSAGTQAAGLWEFLRDGADSKQLHTAKAASNGVSAAYLALDGFTGAQRILEGSQGMAAGMSTDADPSRLTDGLGSRWTVLETSFKFHASCRHTHPAADALQALMHTHGLGADQIASVVAQVHQGAIDVLGPVTHPVTVHQSKFSMGTVLGLIATHGRAGLPEFDAALHDAGIADFRSRVTMELDPEVDAAYPRQWLGKVRVQTTDGRSLAARVDEPKGDPGNTLSRPELEDKALRLGTYRNAATPAEVQALIGRIWGLADTSMVGRLLA
- a CDS encoding acyl-CoA dehydrogenase family protein: MTQDNAFQDIRDAIRDLCAQFPPEYFRKIDEERGYPDEFVKTLTEAGWLAALIPEEYGGSGLSLTAASVIMEEINRNGGNSGVCHGQMYNMGTLLRHGSDEQKQRYLPRIASGELRLQSMGVTEPTTGTDTTKIKTTAVRKGDRYVINGQKVWISRIQHSDLMILLARTTPLDQVKKKSEGMSIFLVDLHDAVKHGMTVRPIPNMVNHETNELFFDNLEIPAENLIGEEGKGFRYILDGLNAERALIAAECIGDGHWFIDKVSAYVKERIVFNRPIGQNQGVQFPIARAHINIEAASLMRFEACRLYDAHQPCGAQANMAKLLAADASWEAANACLQFHGGFGFANEYDIERKFRETRLYQVAPISTNLILSYVAEHVLGLPRSF
- a CDS encoding LysR substrate-binding domain-containing protein translates to MAMHFDLTDMQLMVNVASAHSMTKGAERSFLSLPAASNRVKNLESHLGTALLYRSSQGVTLTPSGEAFVKHARVVLRQLEHLRGDIQEYASGVKGRVRVYANTTAMNEFMPAILANYLGEHRDVTVELRERLSFQVIKAVVDGSADIGITAQVGGGENIEFLPYRTDRLVLVTHVDHPLAGSAVVNFDETLAYDYVGLSETSAIHAFLLQAADDLGRMLRFRVEVSNFEAACRMIAAHVGIGVIPESAAGRYVKDLPLKIIQLADAWALRRLHICVKQFDKLPVFAKELVSLLVKDAAEGRQHD
- the rdgB gene encoding RdgB/HAM1 family non-canonical purine NTP pyrophosphatase; this translates as MIEVVLASNNAGKVIEFSAILGKAGILMRPQGDLQVPEADEPYSTFLENALAKARHASRLTGMPALADDSGLCVKALSGAPGVHSARYAAMHEGGAKSDAANNRRLVQELASSTDRSASYVAVLVWLQSADDPRPIVVEGTWEGEIVDTPRGSHGFGYDPHFFLPALGKTVAELVPEEKNRLSHRAQALQTLLQALRGRLS
- the hemW gene encoding radical SAM family heme chaperone HemW, whose amino-acid sequence is MKKPTVVPGPGGRSILSSLPPLSLYVHVPWCVRKCPYCDFNSHELNTEVPEQEYLAALQADLEQALPLIWGRQVISVFIGGGTPSLLSARAVDDMLAMLRACLNLLPDAEITMEANPGTVEAGRFLDYAASGVNRISLGIQSFDDRALKALGRIHDGAQARSAIEAAQAAVDRVNLDIMYALPGQTLEGCRSDLLQAMDYQTGHLSLYHLTLEPNTVFAKYPPVVPDDDLSAAMQDFITDTTAARGWERYEVSAYAQPGQRSRHNLNYWEFGDYLGIGPGAHGKLSFHDRIIRQAKIKNPTSWMQKAVRRDGSHLAEDRAVQWKELGFEFMLNALRLKEGVPRSSFIERTGQSILAIAPAIDSAISKGLLEPDKERLRATELGWRFLNDLQAEFLD
- the glnA gene encoding type I glutamate--ammonia ligase: MPTPEEVIKLIADKEVAFVDFRFTDTLGKEHHLTVPAGLVDEERLEVGVAFDGSSIAGWKGIEASDMVLIPDAGSARMDPFREEPTLNLTCDVVEPSDLKGYDRDPRSLAKRAEAYLKSSGLGDTAYFGPEPEFFVFDGITWNDDMSGSFVKIKSEEAPWSRSMDMEGGNQGHRPRVKGGYVPVPPVDSFHDMRSEMCLLLEQQGVPVEVHHHEVAGAGQLEIGTQFSTLVERADWNQILKYTVHNVAHVYGKTATFMPKPIVGDNGSGMHVHQSIWKDGQNLFAGNGYAGLSEFALFYIGGIIRHARALNALTNPGTNSYKRLVPHYEAPVKLAYSARNRSASIRIPYVGSPKGRRVEARFPDPLANPYLAFSALMMAGLDGVQNKIHPGDPADKNLYDLPPEEDAKIPTVCVTLEEAIEALDADREFLTRGGVFSNDMIDAYIELKQAEITRLRMTPHPVEFDMYYSL
- the glnL gene encoding nitrogen regulation protein NR(II); translated protein: MDVASYDLLSTAVLLLDESGLVLRANTAAEELFSMSRRRLVGQAADRLFDPEAGLADRLPEALAGRFGILRQDCIIEHPGGRLSVSLVIVPLQGLPWAGLLEVRQIEHHVLLDKHQQLSKELAAQRESLRNLAHEIKNPLGGIRGAAQLLQAELGSESLQEYTRVIVAEVDRLAGLIDRLITPQGGSLERTRLNIHEVCERVRKLVGAEFPSVAIERDYDASVPELDADFDRLFQALLNLTRNAAQALTESAMQEVPQLCLRTRIGRQLLVATQQIKLGVVISVIDNGPGVPGVLQDKLFHPLVTGRANGTGLGLSLAQELVQQHGGVVEFDTQMGRTEFRMVLPLEQL
- a CDS encoding acyloxyacyl hydrolase, with amino-acid sequence MTTPRSIKPAQWVHVGILALALGTGSMAVAQTSTGSGEPNFWQAGQGEGWGARLGYHDDYRRLGLVYETAPLWSHQSSGEWGRVTLTAELGVAYWDAQHGHPDSLWQVSATPMLRWWPNEFFYTEIGVGVNAFSRTSFADKGLGSAFQFGNHIGVGALIADAHRIGLRYSHFSNAGIKKPNDGLDVLQLTYTYQF